Proteins found in one Micrococcales bacterium genomic segment:
- a CDS encoding DUF2786 domain-containing protein, with product MLETLSKLLNQAENAATEAEAEAFFAKAQELATLHAISLAEARAHTAKSQQREQPTHEQVMVGLPRQHVNSHLCLLSVAIGEANSLRTNIASNNTYIIWFGLPSDIEAATLLLNSVAHQMVRSADAFVRGRSWAGEADLENGGTPMTAQKARKSYYTAYVRVIGERLMAARRDAEAEYDRASEQAGSAALVLRGKEIEVRDYYAQTSTARGSWRGSRGSYSSAQAVRRAREDAEAARLDASREIGGSRPAVAS from the coding sequence ATGCTCGAGACGCTGAGCAAGTTGCTGAACCAGGCGGAGAATGCCGCGACGGAGGCCGAGGCCGAGGCGTTCTTCGCCAAGGCTCAGGAACTCGCGACGCTGCACGCGATCTCGTTGGCCGAGGCCCGCGCCCACACCGCCAAATCCCAGCAGCGCGAGCAGCCCACGCACGAGCAGGTGATGGTCGGCCTTCCCCGCCAGCACGTCAACAGCCACCTGTGCCTGCTGTCTGTGGCGATCGGCGAGGCGAACAGCCTGCGCACCAACATCGCGTCGAACAACACCTACATCATCTGGTTCGGTCTGCCCAGCGATATCGAGGCGGCGACGCTGTTGCTGAACTCGGTGGCCCACCAGATGGTGCGCTCGGCTGACGCCTTCGTGCGGGGCAGGTCCTGGGCCGGTGAAGCGGATCTCGAGAACGGCGGGACGCCCATGACCGCACAGAAGGCGCGCAAGAGCTACTACACGGCATACGTGCGGGTGATCGGTGAGCGTCTGATGGCCGCCCGCCGCGATGCCGAGGCCGAATACGACCGGGCCAGCGAGCAGGCAGGGTCCGCCGCGCTGGTCCTGCGGGGTAAGGAGATCGAGGTGCGCGATTACTACGCACAGACATCCACGGCCCGCGGTTCCTGGCGGGGCAGCCGCGGCAGTTACTCGTCGGCCCAGGCTGTTCGGCGTGCGCGCGAAGATGCCGAAGCCGCGCGCCTGGATGCCTCCCGCGAGATCGGGGGGAGTCGCCCAGCCGTGGCGTCATGA
- a CDS encoding TIGR04338 family metallohydrolase — protein MNDTQQVYAAENTLMFLLDNGGSAQFMGSSLTLPVERRFGDLDGVRRYLAQVRTMPWGYGRTPEPVVRLRKGAAKAHWDGGVIALPDGIGAKGWAMREVVVLHEYAHHVAWFTAGAVGHGPAFQEVYLDLLGNAVGPEAAFVVRASL, from the coding sequence ATGAACGACACCCAACAGGTGTACGCCGCGGAGAACACGCTGATGTTCCTGCTCGACAACGGCGGCTCCGCCCAGTTCATGGGCAGTTCGCTCACGCTGCCTGTGGAACGCCGGTTCGGCGACCTCGACGGGGTCCGGCGCTACCTGGCACAGGTGCGGACCATGCCCTGGGGCTACGGGCGGACTCCCGAGCCGGTGGTGCGATTGCGCAAAGGAGCGGCGAAGGCACACTGGGATGGTGGGGTGATCGCGCTGCCCGACGGCATCGGGGCGAAGGGCTGGGCCATGCGGGAGGTGGTCGTGTTGCACGAGTACGCCCACCACGTGGCGTGGTTCACCGCCGGGGCCGTCGGCCACGGGCCGGCCTTCCAGGAGGTCTACCTCGACCTGCTTGGGAATGCGGTCGGCCCGGAGGCCGCATTCGTCGTGCGGGCCAGCCTCTAG
- a CDS encoding HAMP domain-containing histidine kinase, whose amino-acid sequence MRVLTEALEDGLAPEDYPTRMLREVDSLGLIVEDLTTMSRLQSPAARMAREPVDLGDLASDLVGGNQPLAHRLGITLDGSVDGPVIVQGDTKELGRAVNNLIVNALRHTRPEGFVAVSVDHDLTRARLSVRDQCGGIPDGHLQRVFEPGWRGTTSRTPGDGGAGLGLTISQRVVQGHGGTITVHNSGDGCTFVIEVPLATESPVFS is encoded by the coding sequence ATGCGCGTGCTCACCGAAGCACTGGAGGACGGGCTGGCACCCGAGGACTACCCGACGCGGATGCTGCGCGAGGTCGACTCGCTCGGGTTGATCGTCGAGGACCTCACGACGATGTCCCGCCTACAGAGCCCGGCCGCTCGCATGGCGCGCGAGCCCGTGGACCTCGGCGATCTCGCATCAGACCTCGTCGGCGGCAACCAGCCGCTGGCCCACCGCCTCGGGATCACGCTGGACGGATCTGTGGACGGCCCGGTGATCGTGCAGGGGGACACCAAAGAACTGGGTCGAGCCGTCAACAACCTGATCGTCAACGCCCTGCGGCACACCCGCCCCGAGGGTTTCGTGGCGGTGTCGGTGGACCATGACCTCACCCGGGCGCGCCTGTCGGTCCGTGATCAGTGCGGGGGGATCCCGGACGGGCACCTGCAGCGCGTCTTCGAGCCCGGCTGGCGCGGCACCACGTCCCGGACCCCTGGCGACGGCGGCGCGGGTCTGGGTCTGACGATCAGTCAGCGGGTGGTGCAGGGCCACGGAGGCACGATCACCGTGCACAACTCCGGTGACGGCTGCACTTTCGTGATCGAGGTTCCCCTCGCCACGGAATCGCCGGTCTTCTCCTAG
- a CDS encoding response regulator transcription factor, whose translation MGHVSGILVVDDDRTVGEVLLRYLERSDLEGRHLESAAGLMTALEQMQPDLLVLDVMLPDGDGMALCGQIRSTRPDLPVILLTARTEEIDRIAGLSAGADDYVVKPFSPRELVLRIQSVLRRCARPSPTEELVLSDGDVLIDTGSRTATRAGADLRLTAREFDLLAYFLEHSDQALGRDELLREVWEWNFGDKSTVTVHVRRLREKVETDPADPRRLVTVWGVGYRWVTGT comes from the coding sequence GTGGGTCACGTGAGCGGGATCCTGGTCGTCGACGACGACCGTACGGTGGGTGAAGTCCTGCTCAGGTACCTCGAGCGCTCGGACCTCGAAGGCCGCCACCTGGAATCTGCCGCCGGACTCATGACCGCCCTCGAGCAGATGCAGCCCGACCTGCTGGTGCTCGACGTGATGCTGCCGGACGGGGACGGCATGGCATTGTGCGGTCAGATCCGCTCCACGAGACCGGACCTGCCGGTGATCCTGCTCACCGCGCGCACCGAGGAGATCGATCGGATCGCAGGGCTCAGCGCCGGTGCCGACGACTACGTCGTCAAGCCGTTCAGTCCGCGCGAGTTGGTGCTTCGCATTCAGTCCGTTCTCCGGCGTTGCGCGCGGCCGTCGCCGACCGAAGAGCTGGTGCTCAGCGATGGCGATGTGCTGATCGACACCGGTTCCCGAACGGCGACCCGCGCCGGCGCCGACCTGCGGCTGACGGCCCGGGAGTTCGACCTCCTGGCGTACTTCCTCGAGCATTCCGACCAGGCGCTGGGACGCGACGAACTGTTGCGAGAGGTGTGGGAGTGGAACTTCGGTGACAAGTCCACCGTGACCGTGCACGTGCGACGACTGCGGGAGAAGGTCGAGACCGACCCCGCCGATCCCCGGCGCCTGGTGACGGTCTGGGGCGTCGGCTACCGGTGGGTGACGGGGACATGA
- a CDS encoding thioredoxin family protein produces MTRPLTAASATILLCLLAACGGGATSQPEAATTPPAASPAATSPAPAATKKSPDLPSGGYIDYADYRSDPQAYAAGDVVLFFNATWCPTCQEATGNLEGAQFPDGLTVVSVDYDANLQLRKEYGVTTQHTFIQVGPDGQELAKFTGATTVPQIEGELV; encoded by the coding sequence ATGACACGACCCCTGACTGCGGCCTCCGCCACGATCCTGCTCTGCCTATTGGCAGCCTGTGGGGGTGGTGCGACCAGTCAGCCGGAGGCCGCGACCACGCCGCCGGCTGCCAGCCCCGCCGCGACCAGCCCCGCACCGGCAGCGACCAAGAAGTCGCCGGACCTGCCTTCGGGCGGGTACATCGACTACGCCGACTACCGTTCCGATCCGCAGGCCTATGCCGCCGGGGATGTTGTGCTCTTCTTCAACGCGACGTGGTGCCCGACGTGCCAGGAAGCGACCGGGAACCTGGAAGGGGCGCAGTTCCCCGACGGTTTGACGGTGGTCAGCGTGGACTACGACGCCAACCTCCAGTTGCGCAAGGAGTACGGCGTGACCACGCAGCACACATTCATCCAGGTCGGGCCCGACGGTCAGGAGTTGGCGAAGTTCACCGGCGCCACGACGGTTCCGCAGATCGAAGGCGAACTCGTCTGA
- a CDS encoding cytochrome C biogenesis protein, with product MLEVVGAVVAGVLTVLAPCVLPLLPVVVGGAVAAEPGGGGVAVTTRRQVRAPLVITASLGVSIIVFTLLLKATTALIGIPPQVWEWLSGLILIGLGLVFAFPSWWERISVALRLQSRAGTRLAAARQRDGVAGWVLTGAALGPVFTSCSPLYGYVVVTVLPAEPAYGMLLLLAYTAGLCAMLLAIALLGQRAVVRLRWAADPHGWLRRGLGLVFVGIGVLVLTGWMKDIETWLIANAPVQPWNLDRGFLPE from the coding sequence ATGCTGGAGGTCGTCGGGGCCGTGGTGGCCGGTGTCCTCACCGTCCTCGCCCCCTGCGTGCTCCCTCTGCTCCCGGTGGTCGTGGGCGGCGCGGTTGCGGCAGAGCCCGGCGGTGGCGGTGTGGCAGTGACGACCCGGCGCCAGGTGCGCGCCCCCTTGGTGATCACGGCTTCGCTGGGGGTCTCGATCATCGTGTTCACGCTGCTACTCAAGGCCACCACGGCCCTGATCGGCATCCCGCCGCAGGTGTGGGAATGGCTCTCCGGGCTGATCCTCATCGGGCTGGGGTTGGTGTTCGCCTTCCCCTCCTGGTGGGAGCGGATCAGCGTCGCCCTGCGCCTGCAGTCGCGCGCGGGCACCCGTCTGGCGGCAGCTCGGCAGCGCGACGGGGTGGCCGGCTGGGTCCTCACCGGCGCTGCGCTGGGTCCGGTCTTCACGTCCTGTTCGCCGCTGTACGGCTACGTGGTCGTGACGGTGCTGCCGGCCGAACCGGCGTACGGCATGCTCCTGTTGCTCGCCTACACCGCAGGCCTGTGCGCCATGTTGCTGGCCATCGCCCTGCTCGGGCAGCGCGCCGTCGTCAGGCTGCGGTGGGCCGCCGATCCGCACGGGTGGTTGCGGCGAGGGTTGGGCCTGGTGTTCGTCGGCATCGGGGTGCTCGTGCTCACCGGATGGATGAAGGACATCGAGACCTGGCTGATCGCCAACGCGCCGGTGCAGCCGTGGAATCTCGATCGCGGGTTCCTGCCCGAATGA
- a CDS encoding dCTP deaminase: MLLSDAGIRAEVEAGRVGVQPYDPGMVQPSSIDVRLDRYFRVFENHRYPYIDPSAEQTELTRLVETNGEEPFILHPGEFALASTYEVITLPDDVAGRLEGKSSLGRLGLLTHSTAGFIDPGFSGHVTLELSNVATLPIKLWPGMKIGQLCLFRLESPAEHPYGSQVYGSRYQGQRGPTPSRSYLNFHRTQIV, translated from the coding sequence ATGCTTCTCAGTGATGCCGGGATCCGTGCCGAGGTCGAGGCGGGGCGCGTAGGCGTCCAGCCGTACGACCCCGGCATGGTGCAGCCGTCCAGCATCGACGTGCGCCTCGACCGGTACTTCCGGGTCTTCGAGAACCACCGGTATCCCTACATCGACCCGTCCGCCGAACAGACCGAACTGACCCGGTTGGTCGAGACCAACGGCGAAGAGCCGTTCATCCTGCATCCGGGGGAGTTCGCCCTGGCCTCGACCTACGAGGTGATCACGCTGCCTGACGACGTGGCAGGGCGGCTGGAGGGCAAGTCCTCGCTGGGCCGCCTGGGCCTGCTCACCCACTCGACCGCCGGCTTCATCGACCCGGGCTTCTCCGGGCACGTGACCCTGGAACTGTCCAACGTCGCGACGCTCCCGATCAAGCTCTGGCCAGGCATGAAGATCGGGCAGTTGTGCCTCTTCCGCCTGGAGTCGCCCGCCGAGCATCCGTACGGCTCGCAGGTGTACGGCTCGCGCTACCAGGGCCAGCGGGGCCCGACGCCGAGCCGGTCCTACCTGAATTTCCACCGCACCCAGATCGTGTGA
- the cysD gene encoding sulfate adenylyltransferase subunit CysD, whose translation MSIDNETSRVLDALEAEAIWVFRETAAAFERPVLLYSIGKDSTVLLHLARKAFHPGPIPFPVMHIDTGWKFREMYELRDRTAKELGLDLRLATNQEARDQGVTPFSHGAQEFTRIMKTVALRAALDEGMFDIAVGGARRDEERSRAKERIFSLREAGHRWEPRNQRPEFWHTVNNALTDGQTMRVFPLSNWSELDVWRYVARENLEVVPLYFTQERPVVRRQGTWIMVDDDRMELEPGEQVEMRRVRFRSLGDYPLSGAVEGEAADVYDIIRDIEVNRQSERAGRLIDGEGAQSMERKKAEGYF comes from the coding sequence ATGTCGATCGACAACGAGACCTCACGGGTGCTCGACGCCCTCGAGGCCGAAGCCATCTGGGTGTTCCGGGAGACCGCTGCCGCGTTCGAACGTCCGGTACTCCTGTACAGCATCGGCAAGGACTCCACCGTCCTGCTGCATCTGGCCCGCAAGGCCTTCCACCCCGGCCCCATCCCGTTTCCGGTGATGCACATCGACACCGGGTGGAAGTTCCGCGAGATGTACGAATTGCGCGACCGCACCGCCAAGGAACTCGGTCTGGACCTGCGGCTGGCGACGAACCAGGAGGCGCGTGATCAGGGCGTGACCCCGTTCTCCCACGGCGCGCAGGAGTTCACCCGGATCATGAAGACGGTGGCCCTGCGCGCGGCGCTGGACGAGGGCATGTTCGACATCGCCGTGGGCGGTGCGCGCCGCGATGAGGAGCGCAGCCGGGCCAAGGAGCGCATCTTCTCGCTGCGCGAGGCCGGGCACCGCTGGGAGCCGCGCAACCAGCGCCCGGAGTTCTGGCACACGGTGAACAACGCCCTGACCGACGGCCAGACCATGCGGGTGTTCCCGCTGTCCAACTGGTCGGAGCTCGACGTCTGGCGCTACGTGGCCCGCGAGAACCTCGAAGTCGTGCCGCTGTACTTCACCCAGGAGCGTCCGGTGGTCCGCCGGCAGGGCACCTGGATCATGGTCGACGACGACCGCATGGAACTTGAGCCTGGCGAACAGGTCGAGATGCGACGTGTGCGCTTCCGTTCCTTGGGCGACTACCCGCTGTCGGGGGCAGTCGAGGGCGAGGCGGCCGACGTTTACGACATCATCCGCGACATCGAGGTCAACCGGCAGTCCGAACGCGCCGGCCGGCTCATCGACGGTGAGGGTGCACAGTCCATGGAGCGCAAGAAGGCGGAGGGCTACTTCTGA
- the cysC gene encoding adenylyl-sulfate kinase produces MKALIRVVVCGSVDDGKSTLLGRLLAETGSIPEDQLESARFTRRPGSTIPLGEIDYSLVTDGLEAEREQGITIDVAYRHLMLPSRRRAILADAPGHEQYTRNMAVAASTADVGILLIDAMRGTKRQTHRHLTVCGLMGVRHVVLAVNKLDGVAYDKGIYEELVAEVSDTARRMEIHSVIPVPVSALVGDNVLAHSPNTPWYHGPTLLDALDAADIPEENDGDVRLPVQTIIRATHFRGYGGLVAQGTVRAGQRVTVAQSGQQATIVRLHGLNGTEPYEPEQVVTGESVTIELDKDIDIARADLLVTGEPPQLADRFAADVVWMSDQQLAHGRSYTLRSGPLEVPATVTNVRHRLDVTNGNTMAARLLEINDVGRVEIATSRPVNLEAYTESRETGGFILVDRMTGETLAAGLTRFALRRATNVVPHHFEVDRAARQVLNGHPAKVLWLTGFSGSGKSTIADAVERKLHSLGIRSFVLDGDNLRSGLNKDLGFTPEDRAENVRRVAEVSRLMYDAGLVAIVALVSPFRADREAARALFDDGEFLEAWVDTPIEVAMERDTKGLYAKSKAGTLPNLTGVGQQYEVPEDAELRLSGTDPVEQNVETILEALLPDTIA; encoded by the coding sequence ATGAAGGCACTGATCCGAGTTGTCGTCTGCGGCTCCGTGGACGACGGTAAGAGCACCCTGCTGGGCCGCCTGCTCGCCGAGACCGGCTCGATCCCCGAGGATCAACTAGAGTCCGCCCGGTTCACCCGGCGTCCGGGTTCCACGATCCCACTGGGCGAGATCGACTACAGCCTCGTGACCGACGGCCTGGAGGCCGAACGCGAGCAGGGCATCACCATCGACGTGGCCTACCGCCACCTGATGCTGCCCAGCCGCCGCCGGGCGATCCTCGCCGACGCCCCCGGGCACGAGCAGTACACCAGGAACATGGCGGTGGCCGCCTCGACCGCCGACGTGGGCATCCTGCTCATCGACGCCATGCGCGGGACGAAGCGGCAGACCCACCGCCACCTCACGGTGTGCGGCCTGATGGGTGTTCGCCACGTGGTGCTCGCGGTGAACAAACTCGACGGCGTCGCCTACGACAAGGGCATCTACGAGGAGCTCGTCGCAGAGGTGTCCGACACCGCCCGGCGCATGGAGATCCATTCGGTCATCCCGGTGCCCGTATCGGCGCTCGTGGGTGACAACGTCCTGGCCCACTCCCCCAACACGCCCTGGTACCACGGCCCGACCTTGCTCGACGCCCTGGACGCCGCGGACATCCCGGAGGAGAACGATGGCGACGTGCGGCTGCCGGTGCAGACGATCATCCGGGCCACGCACTTCCGCGGCTACGGCGGCCTGGTAGCGCAGGGCACCGTGCGGGCCGGCCAGCGCGTGACCGTGGCACAGTCCGGCCAGCAGGCGACCATCGTGAGGCTGCACGGGCTCAACGGCACCGAACCGTACGAACCCGAGCAGGTGGTGACCGGGGAGTCGGTGACCATCGAGCTCGACAAGGACATCGATATCGCCCGCGCCGACCTGCTGGTTACCGGGGAACCCCCGCAACTGGCCGACCGGTTCGCCGCCGACGTCGTGTGGATGAGCGACCAGCAGTTAGCCCACGGCCGGTCGTACACGCTGCGCAGCGGACCGCTCGAAGTGCCCGCGACGGTCACGAATGTCCGCCACCGGCTCGACGTCACCAACGGCAACACGATGGCCGCGCGGCTGCTCGAGATCAACGATGTCGGCCGTGTGGAGATCGCGACCTCCCGGCCGGTCAACCTCGAGGCCTACACCGAGTCCCGGGAGACCGGCGGGTTCATCCTCGTCGACCGCATGACCGGGGAGACGCTGGCGGCGGGCCTGACGCGATTCGCGCTGCGCCGGGCCACCAATGTCGTGCCCCACCACTTCGAGGTCGACCGTGCGGCCCGGCAGGTGCTCAACGGTCACCCGGCGAAGGTTCTGTGGCTCACGGGGTTCTCCGGATCGGGCAAGTCGACGATTGCCGACGCGGTGGAACGCAAACTGCACTCCCTGGGGATCCGGTCGTTCGTCCTCGATGGTGACAACCTGCGCAGCGGCCTGAACAAAGACCTCGGCTTCACCCCTGAGGACCGTGCGGAGAACGTGCGCCGGGTCGCGGAGGTCTCCCGGCTGATGTACGACGCCGGCCTGGTGGCCATCGTGGCGCTGGTTTCGCCGTTCCGCGCCGACCGGGAGGCGGCCCGGGCGCTGTTCGACGACGGCGAGTTCCTCGAAGCGTGGGTGGACACCCCGATCGAGGTGGCGATGGAGCGCGACACCAAGGGCCTGTATGCAAAGTCCAAGGCCGGTACGCTGCCCAACCTCACCGGTGTGGGACAGCAGTACGAGGTCCCCGAGGACGCCGAACTGCGCCTGTCGGGCACCGACCCGGTCGAGCAGAACGTGGAGACGATCCTCGAGGCACTGCTGCCGGACACCATCGCGTAG
- a CDS encoding EAL domain-containing protein, producing the protein MAQAFYSLDGPRPLSTGQRIWMGALVVCYALIVIAAFTAAPAQWEPLPAIALAHALLAAFICGVTSLLMVGHARSTGRRGYLMVAGTFGYMTGVLLFFPLVFPGAVIGDDRLLGSVQSAVDLYYSWHFAFPIGIAVSAWMIDNDRRTHRRPSLTRKDMWGAALAPLAGILLTVLLATLPLDPLPDLVESDGTKTAVALLLDAVLIAICVGCVVVTLYCSRSGALIGRWLTALALLTLGEAIVNLNAVDRFSAGWYLSRFLWLVACAALLVALIWNLNRIDRVNSELASLDSLTGCESRISLLDATHREIARVREAGGQVALLWIDLDGFKGVNDQLGHHLGDAVLRRVVERLAQQVRRGDRVGRLGGDEFGVLLCDDVEATRITAVADRLLAAVREPIRAGDAIVHVTAAIGVATAPEDATEADDLLLCADLAMYAAKSLGGDRYERFNESIGVQAVSKARMRHELSGALRHGEFCLYYQPIFEADGGRMAGVEVLVRWLQDGVAVTAGDFITFAERSGQIVSLGRIVVRQLSQELPRWLEAQQSDFFVAMNLSARELAEDSLVREILDGPLAQHASQLVVEVTESLELQENSGAEANLNRLRAAGMRIAIDDFGAGFSNFTRLEHLQPSLIKVDRSLVRRAGSEQEGGVAFLTAATSVAASLNCDVVAEGVQTQAEAQVVKLLGVRYVQGFRYAEPGPIEVYLDASAEPWT; encoded by the coding sequence GTGGCACAGGCGTTCTACTCACTCGACGGCCCCCGACCGCTGTCGACCGGACAGCGGATCTGGATGGGGGCGCTGGTCGTCTGCTATGCCCTGATCGTGATCGCGGCATTCACCGCCGCCCCCGCGCAGTGGGAGCCGCTGCCCGCCATCGCGCTGGCGCACGCACTGCTGGCGGCGTTCATCTGCGGGGTGACGTCGCTGCTCATGGTGGGTCATGCCCGCAGCACCGGCCGCCGTGGCTACCTGATGGTCGCGGGCACCTTCGGCTACATGACCGGCGTGCTGCTGTTCTTCCCGCTGGTCTTCCCGGGCGCCGTCATCGGCGACGACCGCCTCCTCGGCAGCGTGCAGAGCGCGGTGGACCTGTACTACAGTTGGCACTTCGCCTTCCCCATCGGGATCGCAGTGTCGGCGTGGATGATCGACAACGACCGGCGCACCCACCGCCGGCCGAGCCTCACCCGCAAAGACATGTGGGGGGCGGCGCTGGCGCCCCTTGCCGGGATCCTGCTCACCGTCCTGCTGGCAACCCTCCCCCTGGATCCGCTGCCGGACCTCGTCGAATCCGACGGCACCAAGACGGCCGTGGCGTTGCTCCTCGATGCAGTGCTCATCGCGATCTGTGTGGGCTGCGTGGTCGTGACGCTGTACTGCTCGCGCAGCGGGGCGCTGATCGGCAGATGGCTCACCGCGCTGGCCCTGCTGACTCTCGGCGAGGCGATCGTCAACCTGAACGCCGTGGACCGCTTCTCCGCCGGCTGGTACCTCAGCCGGTTCCTGTGGCTGGTGGCCTGCGCGGCGCTGCTGGTGGCCCTGATCTGGAACCTCAACCGCATCGACCGCGTGAACAGCGAGTTGGCCAGCCTCGACTCGCTCACCGGCTGCGAGTCGAGGATCAGCCTGCTCGATGCCACCCACCGGGAGATCGCCCGCGTCCGCGAGGCTGGCGGGCAGGTGGCGCTGCTGTGGATCGATCTCGACGGGTTCAAGGGCGTCAACGACCAACTGGGCCATCATCTGGGGGATGCGGTACTGCGCCGGGTCGTCGAGCGGCTCGCCCAGCAGGTGCGTCGTGGCGACCGGGTGGGCCGCCTAGGCGGAGACGAGTTCGGGGTCCTGCTGTGCGACGACGTCGAGGCCACCCGCATCACGGCGGTGGCCGATCGGCTTCTGGCCGCGGTCCGGGAACCGATCCGGGCCGGCGACGCCATCGTCCACGTCACAGCCGCCATCGGGGTGGCGACCGCCCCCGAGGACGCAACTGAGGCCGATGATCTGCTGCTGTGCGCGGACCTCGCGATGTACGCGGCCAAGAGCCTCGGCGGTGACCGGTACGAGCGGTTCAACGAGTCCATCGGAGTACAGGCCGTCTCGAAAGCGAGGATGCGCCACGAACTGTCGGGCGCGCTGCGGCACGGCGAGTTCTGCCTGTACTACCAGCCGATCTTCGAGGCCGACGGCGGGCGGATGGCCGGTGTGGAGGTGCTGGTGCGCTGGCTGCAGGACGGCGTGGCGGTGACCGCCGGGGACTTCATCACGTTCGCCGAGCGATCCGGGCAGATCGTCAGCCTGGGCCGGATCGTCGTGCGGCAATTGAGTCAGGAACTCCCCCGCTGGTTGGAGGCCCAGCAGTCGGACTTCTTCGTCGCGATGAACCTGTCGGCCCGGGAGTTGGCTGAGGACTCGCTGGTGAGAGAGATCCTCGATGGCCCATTGGCCCAGCACGCCTCACAACTGGTCGTGGAGGTGACGGAGTCCTTGGAACTGCAGGAGAACTCCGGGGCGGAAGCCAATCTCAACCGCCTGCGGGCTGCGGGGATGAGGATCGCCATCGACGACTTCGGTGCCGGGTTCAGCAACTTCACCCGACTGGAGCACCTCCAACCGTCGCTGATCAAGGTGGACCGCAGCCTGGTCCGGCGTGCCGGCAGCGAGCAGGAGGGCGGAGTTGCGTTCCTCACGGCGGCCACGAGTGTGGCGGCGTCCCTGAACTGCGACGTGGTCGCCGAAGGTGTCCAGACGCAGGCGGAGGCGCAGGTGGTGAAACTGCTGGGCGTTCGCTACGTGCAGGGTTTCCGGTACGCCGAGCCCGGACCGATCGAGGTGTACCTCGATGCATCGGCCGAGCCCTGGACCTGA
- a CDS encoding YccF domain-containing protein — protein sequence MRTIGNILWLLLAGIWLALTYAAAGVIMLIFIITIPWAIGAFRMANYALWPFGRAVVPKADKIPGTCIANVLWFVFAGLWVAIAHAVTGVVLCITIIGIPWGIGSFKMIPIALAPLGKQIIDIDDIAAGTPGAIYAPGPR from the coding sequence ATGCGCACGATCGGCAACATCCTGTGGCTGCTCCTCGCCGGCATCTGGCTGGCCCTGACTTATGCGGCCGCCGGGGTGATCATGCTGATCTTCATCATCACCATCCCGTGGGCGATCGGGGCGTTCCGGATGGCCAACTACGCACTGTGGCCGTTCGGCCGGGCCGTGGTGCCCAAGGCCGACAAGATCCCCGGCACTTGCATCGCCAACGTGCTCTGGTTCGTCTTCGCGGGGCTGTGGGTGGCGATCGCGCACGCCGTGACCGGGGTGGTCCTGTGCATCACCATCATCGGCATCCCGTGGGGGATCGGCTCGTTCAAGATGATCCCCATCGCGCTGGCACCGTTGGGCAAGCAGATCATCGACATCGACGACATCGCAGCTGGCACGCCGGGGGCCATCTACGCGCCGGGACCGCGGTAG